A stretch of the Conger conger chromosome 3, fConCon1.1, whole genome shotgun sequence genome encodes the following:
- the nab1b gene encoding NGFI-A-binding protein 1b isoform X2, with the protein MAAVLPRTLGELQLYRILQRANLLCYYDAFIQQGGDDVQQLCEAGEDEFLEIMALVGMASKPLHVRRLQKALRDWVTNPTLFNQPLTSLPVCSIPVYKLPEGSPREPTVKVPKCVAAACVDPAKTETGSAPAHPGGSPLQSGPEPRFWGAPGPDSEQSLSPAELGSPASPREGLEALDAAAVQSVAECVDRMARALPRADSAEAREQLRGNKKLARMIGHIFDMSDDDPRREEEVRKYSAIYGRFDSKRKDGKHLTLHELTVNEAAAQLCMRDMALLTRRDELFGLARQISREVTYKYTYRTSRSRCGDRDEPSPKRIKTEEGLFDLQEALQANHMRQETLREQLAHAKLKGEETLSRNLQVQLERLLSRQMEILHDAAAQERLQLLDWRIPAAAFKHRAVDQHRTNGVSADKTADQQESPLNLRVPGQRNAMLDGDTPLGKQLANELKRRHSTGEAAMPTTETRKTENRNGTDHSALNLSERKSIKAEPEDSR; encoded by the exons ATGGCGGCAGTTTTACCCAGAACCCTCGGGGAGCTGCAGCTCTACCGCATCCTGCAGCGGGCCAACCTGCTGTGCTACTACGACGCCTTCATCCAGCAGGGCGGCGACGACGTGCAGCAGCTGTGCGAGGCAGGCGAGGACGAGTTCCTGGAGATCATGGCGCTGGTGGGCATGGCCAGCAAGCCGCTGCACGTGCGTCGGCTCCAGAAAGCGCTGCGAGACTGGGTGACCAACCCCACCCTCTTCAACCAGCCGCTCACCTCCCTGCCCGTCTGCAGCATCCCCGTCTACAAGCTGCCCGAGGGCTCCCCCCGCGAACCGACCGTCAAGGTGCCCAAGTGCGTGGCGGCTGCCTGCGTGGACCCCGCCAAAACCGAGACGGGCAGCGCCCCAGCCCACCCGGGCGGGTCGCCCCTGCAGAGCGGCCCCGAGCCTCGCTTCTggggggccccggggcctgACAGTGAGCAGAGCCTGTCGCCGGCTGAGCTGGGGTCACCCGCGTCCCCCCGCGAGGGATTGGAGGCCCTGGATGCGGCGGCGGTGCAGTCGGTGGCGGAGTGCGTGGACAGGATGGCCAGGGCGCTGCCTCGGGCGGACTCGGCCGAAGCCAGGGAGCAGCTGCGGGGAAACAAGAAGCTGGCCAGGATGATTGGGCACATCTTCGACATGAGCGACGACGACCCCCGccgggaggaggaggtgcgCAAGTACAGCGCCATCTACGGCCGATTCGACTCCAAGAGGAAGGACGGCAAGCACCTGACGCTGCACGAG CTCACGGTGAACGAGGCTGCAGCACAGCTGTGCATGAGGGACATGGCTCTCTTGACCCGAAGAGATGAACTCTTTGGTCTGGCTCGACAGATCTCCCGCGAGGTCAcctacaaatacacatacaggaCCAGCAG atcTCGATGCGGAGACAGGGATGAGCCATCTCCGAAGAGGATAAAAACAGAG GAGGGGCTTTTTGACCTCCAGGAGGCGCTGCAGGCCAATCACATGCGGCAGGAGACGTTGCGGGAGCAACTAGCCCACGCCAAGTTGAAAGGGGAGGAGACTCTGAGCCGAAACCTCCAG GTCCAGCTGGAGAGGCTACTCTCCCGACAGATGGAGATACTGCACGATGCCGCGGCGCAGGAAAGGCTACAGCTCCTGGACTGGAGGATCCCCGCGGCCGCTTTCAAACACCGCGCCGTCGACCAGCACCGGACCAACGGCGTCTCCGCGGACAAGACTGCCGACCAGCAAG AAAGTCCACTGAACCTACGGGTGCCCGGACAAAGGAACGCAATGCTTGATGGGGACACGCCCTTGGGGAAGCAACTGGCCAATGAGCTAAAGAGGCGCCACTCTACTGGCGAAGCAGCCATGCCTACCACAG AAACGCGGAAAACCGAAAACAGGAACGGGACCGACCACTCGGCGCTCAACCTCTCAGAGCGAAAATCCATCAAAGCCGAGCCGGAGGACTCCAGATAA
- the nab1b gene encoding NGFI-A-binding protein 1b isoform X1: MAAVLPRTLGELQLYRILQRANLLCYYDAFIQQGGDDVQQLCEAGEDEFLEIMALVGMASKPLHVRRLQKALRDWVTNPTLFNQPLTSLPVCSIPVYKLPEGSPREPTVKVPKCVAAACVDPAKTETGSAPAHPGGSPLQSGPEPRFWGAPGPDSEQSLSPAELGSPASPREGLEALDAAAVQSVAECVDRMARALPRADSAEAREQLRGNKKLARMIGHIFDMSDDDPRREEEVRKYSAIYGRFDSKRKDGKHLTLHELTVNEAAAQLCMRDMALLTRRDELFGLARQISREVTYKYTYRTSRSRCGDRDEPSPKRIKTEEGLFDLQEALQANHMRQETLREQLAHAKLKGEETLSRNLQVQLERLLSRQMEILHDAAAQERLQLLDWRIPAAAFKHRAVDQHRTNGVSADKTADQQAESPLNLRVPGQRNAMLDGDTPLGKQLANELKRRHSTGEAAMPTTETRKTENRNGTDHSALNLSERKSIKAEPEDSR; encoded by the exons ATGGCGGCAGTTTTACCCAGAACCCTCGGGGAGCTGCAGCTCTACCGCATCCTGCAGCGGGCCAACCTGCTGTGCTACTACGACGCCTTCATCCAGCAGGGCGGCGACGACGTGCAGCAGCTGTGCGAGGCAGGCGAGGACGAGTTCCTGGAGATCATGGCGCTGGTGGGCATGGCCAGCAAGCCGCTGCACGTGCGTCGGCTCCAGAAAGCGCTGCGAGACTGGGTGACCAACCCCACCCTCTTCAACCAGCCGCTCACCTCCCTGCCCGTCTGCAGCATCCCCGTCTACAAGCTGCCCGAGGGCTCCCCCCGCGAACCGACCGTCAAGGTGCCCAAGTGCGTGGCGGCTGCCTGCGTGGACCCCGCCAAAACCGAGACGGGCAGCGCCCCAGCCCACCCGGGCGGGTCGCCCCTGCAGAGCGGCCCCGAGCCTCGCTTCTggggggccccggggcctgACAGTGAGCAGAGCCTGTCGCCGGCTGAGCTGGGGTCACCCGCGTCCCCCCGCGAGGGATTGGAGGCCCTGGATGCGGCGGCGGTGCAGTCGGTGGCGGAGTGCGTGGACAGGATGGCCAGGGCGCTGCCTCGGGCGGACTCGGCCGAAGCCAGGGAGCAGCTGCGGGGAAACAAGAAGCTGGCCAGGATGATTGGGCACATCTTCGACATGAGCGACGACGACCCCCGccgggaggaggaggtgcgCAAGTACAGCGCCATCTACGGCCGATTCGACTCCAAGAGGAAGGACGGCAAGCACCTGACGCTGCACGAG CTCACGGTGAACGAGGCTGCAGCACAGCTGTGCATGAGGGACATGGCTCTCTTGACCCGAAGAGATGAACTCTTTGGTCTGGCTCGACAGATCTCCCGCGAGGTCAcctacaaatacacatacaggaCCAGCAG atcTCGATGCGGAGACAGGGATGAGCCATCTCCGAAGAGGATAAAAACAGAG GAGGGGCTTTTTGACCTCCAGGAGGCGCTGCAGGCCAATCACATGCGGCAGGAGACGTTGCGGGAGCAACTAGCCCACGCCAAGTTGAAAGGGGAGGAGACTCTGAGCCGAAACCTCCAG GTCCAGCTGGAGAGGCTACTCTCCCGACAGATGGAGATACTGCACGATGCCGCGGCGCAGGAAAGGCTACAGCTCCTGGACTGGAGGATCCCCGCGGCCGCTTTCAAACACCGCGCCGTCGACCAGCACCGGACCAACGGCGTCTCCGCGGACAAGACTGCCGACCAGCAAG cagAAAGTCCACTGAACCTACGGGTGCCCGGACAAAGGAACGCAATGCTTGATGGGGACACGCCCTTGGGGAAGCAACTGGCCAATGAGCTAAAGAGGCGCCACTCTACTGGCGAAGCAGCCATGCCTACCACAG AAACGCGGAAAACCGAAAACAGGAACGGGACCGACCACTCGGCGCTCAACCTCTCAGAGCGAAAATCCATCAAAGCCGAGCCGGAGGACTCCAGATAA